Proteins encoded in a region of the Armatimonadota bacterium genome:
- a CDS encoding efflux RND transporter periplasmic adaptor subunit, producing MKTICGFLACALACFASAVQGVAGPYRVDLRTEPAVVPVGRATLLIKVTDQSGKPVSGATIKTLAKMPGMSMGEREQLATPGSSGGEYTAPAVFAMGGAYEATIEIEGPQGSGKTVLPLSTGEDTERAGGGFNLLSLWPWLLVAAALVFVVVRIRKSGQRVHAKSLFTRQVLLSLLVLGAALAIAVWAVKTQRREGAMTPIEAQVMEMNAPAPEGVIPVRLVKAELKEFAPTVSYSGQAVGFVEQDVVPRVTGAIVAMPVYVGDRVRKGQVLARLDTSQLDPMVGEKIAGVNTAQKGVDVAALEYQQALGSIAQAKAEASMAEGELAEARSMLEATQQGRGSAESEVTSAEAEVKSMEAELAAAQADEEYQRQDLERMRALFEKGVISKDEWQKSQSDARKSSAMVDKARENVRRAQSAVSSARAMLKRTDAEISAAGRKVQQAQANVAAKRAAVRTSEAGAKASKSKVGQSAAGVAEAAASLRGATTQRGFAELKSNIDGLVTSRLVSPGTVVAPGQAVLKLAQVSPIRLQANVPESDLDRIAPGARVTVRSRGDEEHPLLATVTSVSPGLDPSSRTGIVEALYPNTGGKIKPGQYLAMDITVGSVRDSVVVPSSAVLTETADQGNRSYAWIAKASANGEYTVSRKEVQVGPASGGLVPVSSGLSSGELLVDDPPPSLVEGSRVSAPSQPVAATNGKPQVVEITDAGYVPPSIQVPAGRAFKVTFIRRASETCGTEVIFPSLSIRKELPLNVPVTIEIPPQPQGRQLEFTCPMNMLKGKAVPK from the coding sequence ATGAAAACCATCTGCGGCTTCCTAGCATGCGCGTTGGCATGCTTCGCCTCGGCAGTCCAAGGCGTCGCTGGACCTTACCGTGTCGACCTTCGGACAGAGCCTGCCGTCGTCCCAGTTGGGAGGGCGACCTTGCTCATCAAGGTCACTGACCAATCCGGCAAACCGGTCAGTGGGGCCACGATCAAGACCCTTGCGAAGATGCCTGGGATGTCCATGGGAGAGCGAGAGCAGCTTGCGACTCCTGGATCTTCCGGAGGAGAGTACACCGCCCCTGCAGTCTTCGCTATGGGCGGAGCTTACGAGGCCACGATCGAGATTGAAGGGCCGCAAGGGAGTGGCAAGACAGTATTGCCGTTGTCGACAGGTGAGGACACGGAGAGGGCAGGGGGTGGCTTCAACCTGCTGTCACTTTGGCCTTGGCTCTTGGTGGCCGCTGCACTCGTCTTTGTCGTCGTTCGGATCCGAAAGTCTGGTCAACGAGTCCACGCAAAGTCTCTCTTCACGAGGCAGGTCCTCCTTTCGCTCCTCGTCCTTGGCGCGGCCCTGGCCATCGCAGTCTGGGCGGTCAAGACGCAGCGGCGCGAAGGAGCAATGACCCCGATCGAGGCTCAAGTCATGGAGATGAACGCGCCCGCTCCGGAGGGCGTGATCCCCGTCCGCTTGGTCAAAGCAGAGCTGAAGGAGTTTGCCCCGACTGTCAGTTACTCTGGACAAGCCGTCGGCTTCGTCGAGCAAGACGTTGTGCCCCGTGTGACCGGCGCCATCGTGGCGATGCCAGTCTATGTCGGCGACAGGGTTCGCAAAGGGCAGGTCTTGGCCAGGCTGGACACTTCTCAGCTCGACCCCATGGTGGGTGAGAAGATAGCCGGAGTCAACACGGCTCAGAAGGGGGTCGATGTAGCTGCGCTCGAGTACCAGCAGGCGCTTGGCTCGATCGCTCAGGCTAAGGCGGAGGCAAGCATGGCAGAAGGGGAGCTGGCTGAAGCGAGGTCGATGCTCGAAGCCACTCAGCAAGGCCGTGGCAGCGCCGAGTCCGAGGTCACCTCCGCAGAAGCAGAGGTGAAGTCGATGGAAGCGGAACTTGCGGCTGCGCAGGCGGACGAGGAGTACCAGCGTCAAGACCTGGAACGAATGCGCGCTCTGTTCGAAAAAGGGGTGATCTCCAAAGACGAATGGCAGAAGTCGCAGTCTGATGCTCGAAAGTCGAGCGCGATGGTCGACAAGGCCCGAGAGAACGTCCGGCGGGCCCAGTCTGCAGTCTCGTCGGCGAGGGCCATGCTCAAGCGGACTGACGCCGAGATTTCTGCAGCTGGCCGCAAAGTCCAGCAAGCCCAAGCGAACGTTGCTGCCAAGCGAGCAGCCGTCCGGACTTCGGAGGCTGGTGCCAAAGCGTCAAAGAGCAAGGTTGGACAGTCGGCTGCCGGAGTCGCGGAAGCAGCCGCGAGTCTGCGAGGAGCGACGACCCAGCGCGGCTTTGCTGAACTGAAATCGAACATCGATGGACTGGTGACTTCGCGACTCGTCAGCCCGGGGACGGTCGTTGCCCCTGGGCAGGCCGTGCTCAAGCTCGCTCAAGTCTCTCCGATCAGGCTCCAGGCGAACGTTCCGGAGTCCGACCTGGACCGCATCGCCCCAGGAGCGCGCGTCACAGTGCGCAGTCGAGGCGACGAAGAGCACCCTCTGTTGGCGACTGTCACAAGCGTGTCTCCAGGACTCGATCCCTCGTCACGGACGGGGATCGTCGAGGCGCTCTATCCGAACACCGGTGGCAAGATCAAGCCCGGGCAATACCTCGCGATGGACATCACGGTCGGTTCTGTCCGTGACTCTGTGGTCGTGCCCTCATCGGCCGTCCTCACGGAGACAGCCGACCAAGGCAACAGATCCTATGCCTGGATCGCAAAAGCCTCGGCCAACGGCGAGTACACCGTTTCCCGCAAGGAGGTTCAGGTCGGTCCGGCCTCGGGAGGTCTTGTTCCGGTGTCCAGCGGTCTTTCTTCGGGAGAGCTCTTGGTGGACGACCCGCCGCCCAGCCTGGTGGAGGGGTCGAGGGTCAGTGCCCCTTCCCAACCCGTTGCCGCCACTAATGGAAAGCCCCAAGTGGTCGAGATAACGGACGCCGGTTATGTGCCGCCATCGATCCAGGTGCCGGCAGGTCGAGCATTCAAGGTCACCTTCATTCGAAGGGCGTCTGAGACGTGCGGGACGGAAGTCATCTTCCCAAGCCTGAGCATCCGCAAGGAACTGCCTCTCAACGTGCCCGTGACCATCGAGATACCGCCCCAGCCTCAGGGCAGGCAGCTGGAGTTCACGTGCCCGATGAACATGCTGAAGGGCAAGGCTGTTCCAAAGTGA
- a CDS encoding TolC family protein — translation MRSTTILILALATCAALGQTRLTLDDAIARARTHSPVLKASVAEAEATLQASRSVSARSLPQVSANGFGTTGNEASILGSSPMVDPQALMATAPGTFFDGNLMLMVPLFASRQWSMAQAANWLAKAALGELSEARADLDLRVTEAFYKVVLADQMVGVADSKVVAAKELVKNTRAQLEAGKGIEAAVNRATAEMAAAEREVTLAKAERTKADLDLKEAMGADLSEDIVVGVQGGPSVVLTLDEALRIGKQSRGTIVAARARTASAEAEVRAARSQSLPQVYGVAMADATNQTGMGGLNAGLTVSLPVFDGGRIAAETRQAKAMKSKAEAQLRSAELAVEKEVRQAFVDVQAADSNVASAEASTKAAESAYEVVSERVAVGKSILVEQLDALQALTQARSDLSRANFELALARARLMRAAGGKQ, via the coding sequence GTGAGGTCGACTACGATCCTCATTCTCGCCTTGGCGACCTGCGCGGCACTTGGCCAGACCCGTCTGACTCTCGACGACGCCATAGCCCGAGCTCGCACGCACAGTCCGGTGCTCAAGGCATCCGTCGCCGAAGCCGAAGCAACCCTCCAAGCATCAAGGTCGGTTTCTGCCAGGAGCCTGCCCCAGGTGTCGGCGAACGGCTTTGGAACGACGGGCAACGAGGCGAGCATCCTTGGCTCCTCTCCGATGGTTGATCCCCAGGCGCTGATGGCGACCGCCCCCGGCACCTTCTTCGACGGCAACCTCATGCTCATGGTCCCCTTGTTCGCGAGCCGTCAATGGTCGATGGCCCAAGCGGCGAATTGGCTGGCAAAGGCGGCACTTGGAGAACTGTCAGAGGCGAGGGCCGACCTAGATCTCCGGGTGACAGAGGCGTTCTACAAGGTCGTCTTGGCAGACCAGATGGTCGGCGTGGCCGACTCCAAAGTGGTCGCGGCCAAGGAGTTGGTCAAGAACACCCGCGCGCAGCTCGAAGCCGGCAAAGGGATCGAGGCGGCCGTCAACCGCGCGACTGCGGAAATGGCTGCGGCAGAGCGGGAAGTCACCCTTGCCAAGGCTGAGCGGACAAAAGCCGACCTCGATTTGAAGGAGGCAATGGGGGCCGACCTGAGTGAGGACATTGTGGTCGGCGTGCAAGGGGGACCAAGCGTCGTGCTGACTTTGGACGAAGCCCTTCGCATAGGTAAGCAGTCTCGAGGAACAATCGTCGCAGCCCGTGCCCGGACAGCCTCAGCCGAGGCAGAAGTGCGAGCCGCGCGGAGCCAAAGCCTCCCACAGGTCTACGGGGTCGCGATGGCTGACGCTACCAACCAGACCGGCATGGGCGGGCTCAATGCCGGACTCACTGTCAGTCTGCCCGTCTTCGACGGCGGCCGTATTGCGGCAGAAACGAGACAGGCGAAAGCCATGAAGTCCAAAGCTGAAGCCCAGCTAAGGAGCGCGGAGCTAGCGGTCGAGAAGGAGGTGCGGCAGGCATTCGTCGATGTCCAAGCCGCAGACTCAAACGTTGCGTCGGCTGAAGCTTCGACCAAGGCGGCCGAAAGCGCGTACGAAGTCGTATCCGAACGCGTCGCAGTGGGCAAAAGCATTTTGGTGGAACAGCTTGACGCGCTGCAGGCGCTGACGCAGGCGCGGTCCGACCTATCGCGCGCGAACTTTGAACTGGCACTGGCCAGAGCCCGACTCATGAGAGCCGCTGGGGGCAAGCAATGA